From Phragmites australis chromosome 5, lpPhrAust1.1, whole genome shotgun sequence, a single genomic window includes:
- the LOC133917442 gene encoding NAC domain-containing protein 76-like: MHPSSSPLFVPPGFRFHPTDEELLYYYLRKKVAYEPIDLDVIREIDLNKLEPWDLKDRCKIETGPQEECYFFSHEDKKYPTGTRKNRATTAGFWKATGRDKAIFLCNAGRRIGLRKTLVFYTGRAPHGKKTDWIMHEYRLDDDNVEVPVTEIGWVVCRVFKKKSIQRDFDQPGVAVSGDDDELQSFHYPVGGATPVDQKHGFHQLMHGGFPTFDPSVHLPQLTSAEALTGAPAFMSGAPAITVNQLDMGCSPHNMMKLTTSGGTAGDMLLNGSDRFAAAAADWSILDKLLASHQNLDHLFHGKLGGAAVGAPHH, from the exons ATGCATCCGAGCAGCTCGCCGTTGTTCGTGCCGCCGGGCTTCCGATTCCACCCGACCGACGAGGAGCTCCTCTACTACTACCTGAGGAAGAAGGTCGCTTATGAGCCCATTGATCTTGATGTCATAAGGGAGATTGAcctcaacaagcttgagccatggGATCTGAAAG ATCGGTGCAAGATTGAGACGGGGCCTCAGGAGGAGTGTTACTTCTTCAGCCACGAGGACAAGAAGTACCCGACAGGGACGCGCAAGAACCGGGCGACGACAGCCGGGTTCTGGAAAGCGACGGGGCGGGACAAGGCCATCTTCCTTTGTAACGCCGGTAGGAGGATCGGCCTGAGGAAGACGCTGGTGTTCTACACTGGTAGGGCCCCGCACGGCAAGAAGACGGACTGGATCATGCATGAGTACCGCCTCGATGACGACAACGTCGAGGTGCCAGTAACG GAGATTGGATGGGTAGTGTGTAGGGTTTTCAAGAAGAAGAGCATCCAGAGGGACTTTGACCAGCCGGGTGTTGCGGTGTcgggcgacgacgacgagctcCAGTCCTTCCATTACCCGGTCGGTGGTGCAACGCCGGTGGACCAGAAGCACGGCTTCCACCAGCTCATGCACGGTGGCTTCCCCACCTTCGACCCATCCGTGCACCTACCGCAGCTCACGAGCGCCGAGGCGCTGACGGGCGCCCCGGCGTTCATGTCCGGCGCGCCAGCCATCACCGTGAATCAGCTCGACATGGGCTGCTCTCCTCACAATATGATGAAGCTGACAACGTCCGGTGGCACTGCCGGTGACATGCTGCTGAACGGCAGCGACCGCTttgctgctgccgccgcggACTGGTCGATCTTGGACAAGCTCCTGGCGTCGCACCAGAACCTTGACCATCTCTTCCATGGCAAGCTCGGCGGAGCAGCCGTAGGAGCGCCTCACCATTAA